A genomic segment from Nicotiana tabacum cultivar K326 chromosome 7, ASM71507v2, whole genome shotgun sequence encodes:
- the LOC107767362 gene encoding putative 26S proteasome non-ATPase regulatory subunit 3 isoform X2, translated as MEFLAFISVFYLAMVVVLISQVFFKTNRTVKIEDQSAPSVYDCSVDPSVLQDLKEIASLIESGANTSEVRKIYKAMRLTMKLRRKLKVSILSAFLNYALGPVSEVHAQLSSYLPQDKYDTQVDVEMPATEAHSKHLVPELEIYCYLLVLIFLIDQKKYNEAKACSSKSIVSLKNMNNRTADVLASKLYFYYSLSYEFAGDFAEIRGNLLALYQIATVRHNKLSQETLINLLLRNYLHYNLYDQAEKFRSKAHCVDALSNQQLCRYLLYQGKIKTIQLDYTDAKDSLLQAVQKSPVTAVGFQIQCNKWAIIVQLLLGEIPERTVFTQKRMEKSLRPYFELTNAVRVGDLELLRTVAVKFSSTFSQDRTSNLIVRLRHNVIRTGLRNISTAYSRISLADIAKKLNLDSEHPVDDAENLVAKAIRDGAIDATIDHANRWLVSKATGDVYSTNEPQIAFNSRIAFCLNMHNEAVHALRFPQNLSNKQSVAT; from the exons ATGGAATTTTTAGCTTTTATCTCTGTTTTCTATCTTGCAATGGTTGTTGTCTTGATTTCTCAAGTATTCTTCAAGACGAATCGAACGGTTAAGATTGAAGATCAATCAGCTCCTTCTGTGTATGACTGCTCAGTTGATCCTTCTGTATTACAAG ATTTGAAGGAGATAGCATCATTGATTGAGAGTGGAGCAAATACAAGTGAAGTAAGGaagatatacaaggctatgagATTGACCATGAAACTCAGGAGGAAACTAAAGGTTTCAATATTATCTGCTTTCTTGAATTATGCTCTTGGCCCTGTTTCTGAGGTCCATGCACAGCTATCTTCATACCTGCCCCAG GATAAATATGACACCCAAGTTGATGTGGAAATGCCTGCAACAGAAGCCCATTCAAAACATCTGGTGCCTGAGCTTGAGATCTATTGCTACTTGCTTGTTCTAATATTTCTGATTGATCAGAAGAAATACAATGAG GCTAAGGCTTGTTCCTCAAAAAGTATTGTTAGTCTAAAGAACATGAACAACAGAACTGCTGATGTTCTTGCATCGAAGCTCTACTTTTACTACTCTTTAAGTTATGAATTTGCTGGTGATTTCGCCGAAATTCGAGG TAACCTGCTTGCTTTGTACCAAATTGCAACAGTACGCCATAATAAGTTGAGTCAG GAAACACTTATCAATCTGTTATTGAGAAATTACCTTCACTACAACTTGTATGATCAAGCAGAAAAATTTCGCTCAAAGGCCCACTGTGTTGATGCTCTTTCAAACCAACAG ctCTGTCGATACCTCCTCTACCAGGGAAAGATCAAGACAATTCAGTTGGATTACACAGATGCCAAAGATTCTCTTCTACAGGCTGTGCAGAAAAGTCCAGTAACTGCAGTTGGTTTCCAAATACAATGCAATAAGTGGGCTATTATTGTCCAGTTATTGCTTGGAGAGATCCCTGAGAGGACTGTTTTTACACAGAAAAGAATGGAGAAATCATTGAGGCCATACTTTGAGCTAACAAAT GCTGTTCGCGTCGGAGATCTAGAGTTACTTAGAACTGTAGCTGTGAAATTTTCCAGCACATTCAGCCAAGACAGAACAAGTAATTTGATTGTCAGACTCAGGCATAATGTCATTAGGACAGGGCTTAGAAACATCAGCACCGCGTACTCACGTATATCACTGGCTGACATTGCCAAGAAGCTAAACTTGGATTCTGAACATCCAGTTGATGATGCTGAAAACCTTGTAGCCAAAGCAATTCGAGATGGTGCAATTGATGCCACAATAGACCATGCCAATAGATGGTTGGTATCAAAAGCAACTGGAGATGTTTACTCCACAAATGAGCCTCAAATTGCTTTTAACTCAAGAATTGCCTTCTGTCTTAATATGCACAATGAGGCTGTCCATGCTCTTCGATTTCCACAAAATTTGAGCAATAAACAAAGTGTGGCGACGTAG
- the LOC107767362 gene encoding putative 26S proteasome non-ATPase regulatory subunit 3 isoform X1, translating into MEFLAFISVFYLAMVVVLISQVFFKTNRTVKIEDQSAPSVYDCSVDPSVLQDLKEIASLIESGANTSEVRKIYKAMRLTMKLRRKLKVSILSAFLNYALGPVSEVHAQLSSYLPQQDKYDTQVDVEMPATEAHSKHLVPELEIYCYLLVLIFLIDQKKYNEAKACSSKSIVSLKNMNNRTADVLASKLYFYYSLSYEFAGDFAEIRGNLLALYQIATVRHNKLSQETLINLLLRNYLHYNLYDQAEKFRSKAHCVDALSNQQLCRYLLYQGKIKTIQLDYTDAKDSLLQAVQKSPVTAVGFQIQCNKWAIIVQLLLGEIPERTVFTQKRMEKSLRPYFELTNAVRVGDLELLRTVAVKFSSTFSQDRTSNLIVRLRHNVIRTGLRNISTAYSRISLADIAKKLNLDSEHPVDDAENLVAKAIRDGAIDATIDHANRWLVSKATGDVYSTNEPQIAFNSRIAFCLNMHNEAVHALRFPQNLSNKQSVAT; encoded by the exons ATGGAATTTTTAGCTTTTATCTCTGTTTTCTATCTTGCAATGGTTGTTGTCTTGATTTCTCAAGTATTCTTCAAGACGAATCGAACGGTTAAGATTGAAGATCAATCAGCTCCTTCTGTGTATGACTGCTCAGTTGATCCTTCTGTATTACAAG ATTTGAAGGAGATAGCATCATTGATTGAGAGTGGAGCAAATACAAGTGAAGTAAGGaagatatacaaggctatgagATTGACCATGAAACTCAGGAGGAAACTAAAGGTTTCAATATTATCTGCTTTCTTGAATTATGCTCTTGGCCCTGTTTCTGAGGTCCATGCACAGCTATCTTCATACCTGCCCCAG CAGGATAAATATGACACCCAAGTTGATGTGGAAATGCCTGCAACAGAAGCCCATTCAAAACATCTGGTGCCTGAGCTTGAGATCTATTGCTACTTGCTTGTTCTAATATTTCTGATTGATCAGAAGAAATACAATGAG GCTAAGGCTTGTTCCTCAAAAAGTATTGTTAGTCTAAAGAACATGAACAACAGAACTGCTGATGTTCTTGCATCGAAGCTCTACTTTTACTACTCTTTAAGTTATGAATTTGCTGGTGATTTCGCCGAAATTCGAGG TAACCTGCTTGCTTTGTACCAAATTGCAACAGTACGCCATAATAAGTTGAGTCAG GAAACACTTATCAATCTGTTATTGAGAAATTACCTTCACTACAACTTGTATGATCAAGCAGAAAAATTTCGCTCAAAGGCCCACTGTGTTGATGCTCTTTCAAACCAACAG ctCTGTCGATACCTCCTCTACCAGGGAAAGATCAAGACAATTCAGTTGGATTACACAGATGCCAAAGATTCTCTTCTACAGGCTGTGCAGAAAAGTCCAGTAACTGCAGTTGGTTTCCAAATACAATGCAATAAGTGGGCTATTATTGTCCAGTTATTGCTTGGAGAGATCCCTGAGAGGACTGTTTTTACACAGAAAAGAATGGAGAAATCATTGAGGCCATACTTTGAGCTAACAAAT GCTGTTCGCGTCGGAGATCTAGAGTTACTTAGAACTGTAGCTGTGAAATTTTCCAGCACATTCAGCCAAGACAGAACAAGTAATTTGATTGTCAGACTCAGGCATAATGTCATTAGGACAGGGCTTAGAAACATCAGCACCGCGTACTCACGTATATCACTGGCTGACATTGCCAAGAAGCTAAACTTGGATTCTGAACATCCAGTTGATGATGCTGAAAACCTTGTAGCCAAAGCAATTCGAGATGGTGCAATTGATGCCACAATAGACCATGCCAATAGATGGTTGGTATCAAAAGCAACTGGAGATGTTTACTCCACAAATGAGCCTCAAATTGCTTTTAACTCAAGAATTGCCTTCTGTCTTAATATGCACAATGAGGCTGTCCATGCTCTTCGATTTCCACAAAATTTGAGCAATAAACAAAGTGTGGCGACGTAG
- the LOC107767365 gene encoding uncharacterized protein LOC107767365 gives MIVCVAVVGHQNNPLYIQSFTEADDALKLHHIVHCSLDVVDERVNNPKKSSPTLNETFLGLLYPTENYKVYGYLTNTKVKLILVTTDLDVRDADVRNFFRKFHAAYVDAVSNPFHVPGKKITSRTFAERVSTIVKSFGLSSAG, from the exons ATGATCGTTTGCGTTGCCGTCGTCGGTCACCAG AACAATCCGCTTTATATACAGAGCTTCACTGAAGCAGATGATGCCCTAAAGCTTCATCACATTGTTCATTGCTCCCTTGATGTTGTCGATGAAAGAG TGAACAATCCAAAAAAATCCAGCCCCACCCTAAACGAGACATTTCTTGGCCTGCTATATCCAACTGAAAACTACAAAGT GTATGGTTATTTGACTAATACAAAGGTGAAACTCATATTGGTCACAACAGATCTTGATGTTCGAGATGCTGATGTGAGAAAT TTTTTCAGGAAATTTCATGCCGCATATGTTGATGCTGTGTCAAATCCATTTCATGTTCCTGGCAAGAAGATAACATCCAGAACTTTTGCTGAAAGGGTTAGCACTATCGTCAAGTCTTTTGGTTTGAGTTCAGCAGGTTGA